In Pyrus communis chromosome 1, drPyrComm1.1, whole genome shotgun sequence, the following are encoded in one genomic region:
- the LOC137732905 gene encoding WAT1-related protein At1g68170-like, translating into MESIAFASATYCVAITNLIPAITFLLAVCFRQEKLSLTSIPGMAKLAGTAVGLGGAMVFVFYKGITIKIWSVHVNLIDTKNKTTSSSSPHPTNYALGAVLAFLGCTCNSLWLIIQGKMTKTFPCPMSATALTSLMATIQSVIYALCAERDWKQWHLGWNIRLLGVVYSGILISGIAVTLMAWCINMRGPLYAASFFPVLLVLVAILASLLLEENLHLGSILGAVFIIGGLYLYLWGKSIEIKRMNRVEPLETPRPSEFQSIEIVTTSTSAPAITTGSNDNNITRNSSRG; encoded by the exons ATGGAGAGCATTGCGTTTGCATCAGCAACATATTGTGTGGCGATAACTAATCTGATTCCGGCAATAACGTTCCTACTGGCGGTATGCTTTCGGCAGGAGAAGCTTTCGTTAACAAGTATTCCAGGAATGGCAAAACTTGCCGGAACAGCGGTTGGGTTGGGAGGGGCAATGGTCTTCGTATTCTACAAAGGCATCACTATCAAAATTTGGTCAGTTCATGTTAACCTCATAGACACGAAGAACAAAACCACTTCATCGTCGTCGCCCCACCCTACCAATTATGCCTTGGGTGCAGTGTTAGCTTTCCTGGGCTGTACGTGCAATTCACTGTGGCTCATAATTCAG GGAAAAATGACTAAAACATTCCCATGCCCCATGTCGGCCACAGCTTTGACATCGCTAATGGCAACAATTCAATCTGTTATTTATGCCCTTTGCGCGGAGAGGGATTGGAAGCAATGGCATTTGGGCTGGAATATTAGACTACTTGGGGTTGTTTATTCG GGAATATTGATTTCAGGAATTGCGGTGACCTTGATGGCATGGTGTATAAACATGCGAGGGCCATTGTATGCAGCGAGTTTCTTTCCTGTCCTACTTGTACTCGTTGCCATACTTGCCTCATTGTTGCTGGAAGAGAACTTGCACCTGGGAAG CATACTAGGAGCAGTGTTCATCATAGGTGGGTTATACCTATATTTGTGGGGTAAGAGCATCGAAATAAAGAGGATGAATCGGGTAGAACCACTCGAAACCCCGCGACCTTCAGAATTTCAGTCTATCGAAATCGTTACAACATCAACATCTGCTCCGGCCATTACCACCGGGAGTAATGACAACAACATCACAAGGAATAGCAGCAGAGGTTAA
- the LOC137733749 gene encoding basic blue protein-like: MATQVRGSAIVTAVIAIGLCMVLHGETAHAETFTVGEGDGWNLKVHDWPNGKNFTANDTLVFKYNNAFHNVAVVDEIGFRTCTVGDKLFSSGNDEIKIQQGQNYFICGFPGHCAAGMKIAVTAK, from the exons ATGGCCACCCAGGTTAGAGGCAGTGCAATTGTTACCGCAGTGATAGCGATAGGGTTGTGCATGGTGCTTCACGGTGAGACTGCTCATGCCGAAACCTTCACCGTTGGAGAGGGTGATGGCTGGAACTTAAAGGTTCATGACTGGCCTAATGGCAAGAACTTTACTGCCAATGATACGTTGG TGTTCAAATACAACAATGCATTCCACAATGTGGCAGTCGTAGATGAAATTGGTTTCAGGACATGCACAGTCGGCGACAAACTCTTCTCGTCGGGAAACGATGAAATCAAAATTCAGCAAGGACAAAACTACTTCATCTGCGGTTTTCCTGGCCACTGTGCTGCTGGGATGAAGATAGCAGTCACtgctaaataa
- the LOC137711382 gene encoding protein BYPASS1-LIKE-like, whose product MPSTNNLGSSSPLTSFGRSIWSRREPFQSTEANQESSEQELEVQSFQKLVTDLFHDLSAVGADELLSIVWIRKLLDVFVSCQDEFRVLLLKNKVQFSKPPLEHWADEYLDRSLKALDICNAARDGIDKIRVWHKHLEIVLCALESRQRAFSEGQFRRARKSLVDLAIEMLDERDSGSVFSHRNWSFGLNNNTRKDARRRQHSSGSSTGHSRSNSWSVSHSWSAAKQLQSIASNLVAPRGNEVIATNGLAGFVFTMSSVLTFVLSSLVAAIPCQDRGISTHFSIPPQYSWGIPLSSLHERIIEESKKRERQNSNGLLREICHVERCTRHMTDLMDLVQFPLTEEQKVEVEQELQELASICENLKNGLDPLERQIREVFRRIMNCRTEGLELLSSANNLE is encoded by the coding sequence ATGCCTTCTACGAACAATTTGGGTTCTTCTTCGCCATTGACTTCGTTTGGTCGCTCGATTTGGAGCCGGCGAGAGCCATTTCAATCAACAGAAGCTAATCAGGAGTCCAGTGAGCAGGAATTAGAGGTTCAATCTTTTCAAAAACTTGTGACAGACCTGTTTCATGACTTGTCAGCTGTTGGTGCTGATGAATTGCTCTCCATTGTGTGGATTCGGAAACTTTTGGATGTTTTCGTTAGCTGCCAAGACGAATTCAGGGTTTTATTGTTGAAAAACAAGGTGCAGTTTTCTAAACCGCCGTTGGAGCATTGGGCGGATGAATACTTAGATAGGAGCTTGAAGGCTCTTGACATTTGCAATGCTGCTCGTGATGGGATTGACAAGATTCGTGTGTGGCATAAGCATTTAGAGATTGTTCTGTGTGCCTTGGAGTCTCGCCAGAGGGCATTCAGTGAGGGTCAGTTCCGTCGAGCAAGAAAGTCTTTGGTGGATTTGGCAATTGAAATGCTTGATGAGAGAGACTCTGGGTCTGTTTTTTCTCACCGCAACTGGTCTTTTGGGCTTAACAATAACACAAGAAAGGATGCTCGCCGTCGCCAACACTCATCTGGGAGTTCAACTGGGCATTCCCGCTCTAACTCGTGGAGCGTATCGCACTCGTGGTCTGCAGCTAAGCAGCTTCAGTCAATTGCAAGCAACTTGGTAGCACCTCGTGGAAACGAGGTTATTGCAACAAATGGGCTTGCAGGCTTTGTTTTCACAATGAGTTCTGTGCTCACATTTGTTTTGTCGTCTCTCGTGGCTGCGATCCCATGTCAGGATCGAGGCATTAGCACTCATTTTTCAATCCCACCGCAGTACTCCTGGGGCATCCCATTATCGTCACTTCACGAACGGATAATAGAGGAATCTAAGAAGCGAGAGCGCCAGAACTCAAATGGGTTGCTGAGGGAGATTTGTCATGTCGAGAGATGTACACGCCACATGACAGACTTGATGGATCTGGTTCAGTTTCCATTAACGGAGGAACAGAAGGTGGAAGTCGAACAAGAACTGCAGGAGTTAGCATCGATTTGCGAAAACCTTAAGAATGGACTGGATCCTCTGGAACGCCAAATTAGGGAAGTATTCCGTAGGATTATGAATTGCAGAACGGAGGGTCTCGAACTTTTGAGCAGCGCAAACAATCTGGAGTAA
- the LOC137711391 gene encoding bZIP transcription factor 12-like — protein MMAASSKMVVLSTTNSDLPRRESICSLSTLMADNDDDHHKHPSITMDDILKNIYSSTATTNDVDDNDHHQQHQHHAEARSVDDVWKEIVAGGVGVGMGEEEEGAAERDGEDQVRAGEGGGGGGMEEMTLEDFLTRARAVREEDVNVTASGVPIGYGQFQVQPPPPPPPPPPAAQGQLVYANGTTSGGGGGGGRAGKRRVVQEAPLDKATQQKQRRMIKNRESAARSRERKQAYTVELESLVTQLEEENARLLRQQAEQKKERFKRLMENLIPIVEKRRPPRVLRRVHSMHW, from the exons ATGATGGCGGCGTCTTCGAAGATGGTGGTGCTTTCAACCACGAATTCGGATCTGCCGCGGAGAGAGTCTATATGTTCCCTCTCCACTCTCATGGCTGACAACGACGACGACCATCACAAGCATCCGTCCATCACCATGGACGACATCCTGAAGAACATCTACAGCTCCACTGCCACCACAAACGACGTGGACGACAACGATCATCATCAGCAACATCAGCATCACGCCGAGGCGAGGTCCGTCGACGACGTCTGGAAGGAGATCGTCGCTGGAGGAGTGGGAGTGGGAAtgggagaggaggaggagggagcGGCCGAGAGAGACGGCGAGGATCAGGTGCGGGCAGGAGAAGGAGGCGGTGGTGGTGGGATGGAGGAGATGACCTTGGAGGACTTTCTCACCAGGGCTCGGGCCGTGAGGGAAGAGGACGTCAACGTGACTGCCAGCGGAGTTCCGATTGGGTACGGGCAGTTCCAGGTGcagcctcctcctcctcctcctcccccgcCTCCAGCTGCTCAGGGTCAGCTGGTGTACGCGAACGGGACGACGAGTGGAGGTGGAGGCGGAGGAGGGAGAGCTGGAAAGAGGAGAGTGGTGCAGGAGGCTCCGCTGGATAAGGCGACGCAGCAGAAGCAGAGGAGGATGATCAAGAACAGAGAGTCCGCTGCCCGGTCCAGGGAACGGAAGCAG GCTTACACCGTAGAGCTCGAATCTCTGGTAACGCAGCTGGAGGAGGAAAATGCGCGGCTCCTCAGACAACAG GCCGAGCAGAAGAAGGAGAGGTTTAAGCGG CTCATGGAGAACCTCATTCCGATCGTAGAGAAGCGGAGACCACCACGTGTTCTTCGCAGAGTACATTCGATGCACTGGTAG
- the LOC137711380 gene encoding tubby-like F-box protein 8, giving the protein MSFRSIVRDVRDGFGSLSRRGFEVRLTGHNRGKSHGSLNDLHDQPVIVQNSRWASLPPELLYDVIRRLEESESTWPSRKHVVACASVCRSWRIMCKEIVKKPEICGKLTFPVSLKQPGPRDGLVQCFIKRDKSNLTYHLFLCLSPALLVENGKFLLSAKRTRRTTYTEYVISMDADNISRSSSSYIGKLRSNFLGTKFIVYDTQPAYTSEHVPPPGRSSRRFNSKKVSPKVPTGSYNIAQITYELNVLGTRGPRRMHCIMHSIPVSSLDAGSTVPGQPELLTRALEDSFRSISFSKSLDHSVEFSSSRFSEIAGPRDDEDSKTRPLVLKNKPPRWHEQLQCWCLNFRGRVTVASVKNFQLIAATQPAAGAPTPSQPAPPELDKIILQFGKVGKDMFTMDYRYPLSAFQAFAICLSSFDTKLACE; this is encoded by the exons ATGTCATTCCGTAGCATAGTTCGTGATGTTAGGGATGGCTTTGGGAGCTTATCTAGACGGGGTTTTGAAGTCCGGCTGACAGGCCATAATAGAGGAAAATCTCATGGATCGTTAAATGATTTACACGACCAGCCTGTCATTGTTCAGAACAGTCGTTGGGCTAGCCTCCCCCCAGAACTATTATATGATGTCATTAGGAGGCTGGAGGAGAGTGAGAGCACATGGCCTTCTCGAAAGCACGTTGTTGCATGTGCCTCAGTTTGCCGTTCTTGGAGGATTATGTGCAAAGAAATCGTTAAGAAGCCTGAGATCTGTGGGAAGCTTACTTTTCCTGTGTCGCTGAAGCag CCAGGTCCACGGGATGGACTCGTTCAATGCTTCATTAAAAGGGATAAATCTAATTTAACATACCACCTATTTCTCTGTCTTAGCCCTG CTTTGCTAGTTGAGAATGGGAAATTCCTTCTTTCTGCAAAGAGGACTCGAAGAACTACTTATACAGAATATGTTATCTCTATGGATGCTGACAACATTTCTAGATCAAGCAGCAGTTACATTGGAAAGTTAAG GTCAAACTTTCTAGGCACAAAATTCATTGTATATGATACGCAGCCTGCATACACTTCTGAACATGTTCCCCCACCAGGGCGGTCGAGCCGTAGATTTAATTCCAAAAAAGTCTCCCCAAAAGTCCCGACTGGCAGCTATAACATTGCTCAGATAACGTATGAGCTAAATGTGTTGGGCACACGCGGTCCTAGAAGGATGCATTGCATCATGCATTCTATCCCGGTCTCATCTCTTGACGCAGGAAGTACTGTCCCTGGCCAACCAGAACTCCTTACCCGCGCCCTGGAAGACTCGTTCCGAAGTATCTCATTCTCAAAGTCTCTTGACCACTCAGTCGAATTCAGCAGTTCACGATTTTCTGAAATCGCTGGACCCCGAGACGATGAGGATAGCAAGACAAGACCCTTGGTTTTGAAAAACAAGCCGCCCCGATGGCATGAACAGTTACAGTGCTGGTGCCTGAACTTCCGAGGCCGGGTAACTGTTGCTTCTGTTAAGAACTTTCAGTTGATTGCTGCTACTCAGCCTGCTGCCGGTGCACCTACTCCATCACAGCCAGCGCCACCAGAGCTCGACAAGATAATCTTGCAATTTGGCAAGGTTGGTAAAGATATGTTCACGATGGATTATCGTTATCCTTTATCTGCATTTCAGGCTTTTGCCATCTGCTTGAGCAGCTTTGACACTAAATTGGCTTGTGAATAG